The Candidatus Bathyarchaeia archaeon genome segment CCAAAATATAAGAACAAAAGTCCATATATAAATTTTCCCATAAGTCCATATATGATCCCAAAAACACAATCTTTCCACCATCAATTCTCCAAGCAAGCTAATAGAATACTCAAGGAGGCTCCGCTTCTGAAGGACAAAACCATGTCGGAACGTAAGGGGCTACTCCTACGTCCTCGACCACTGCGAAGCCCTAAACCAAATCCTGGAAAAAGGAATAAGCGGGGAAAACTACAACATTATAAGTGGAAACGAGCTTACAAACCTAGAAGTTGTCGAAAGAATCACCCCGCCAACTCCAACCCGCTTCAAATCCTCAACATAAAATCCAACCTCAACATTTTTTAAACCCACTCAACCTTCACCATAAGCTTAAAAAGTAAAGCTTCAGACTATACGCCTTGAAACCAACATCTAAGTAAAATCTCCATGCGAATCACATTTTAACGATTCATGTGGTAAACTCATTGGGATGAAGGTCTTCAATCATGGAGATAAAATCCATTCTAATCGAAGCGTTAGAGTGCGTCAAGAGGGCTAGAGGCATCAAGCCCCTCTCCGCGGTAGAGGCTTCAGCGCTCAGATGGGAAATTTACGCCGCGTTACAGAACACCTTAGACGCCATGGCCATGATAACAGCCGACCTAGGCTTAAGAAAGCCCAGCTCATATTCTGAGCTGGGGCTCATCCTCCACCAAAACGAGTTCATCAACAGAAACATAGCTGAAACCGTAAGAAAGATAGCCGCGGTAAGGAATACACTGGCTCACGCCTATCGAAGAGTTTCAAGGGAAGACCTCATGGAGATAGTTAATAAACTACTCCCTGAAGTCGAGACCGTGGTCAACTCCTCAACCAAACTTACCGAAGAAAAGAGTATAGACCCAAAAGCGCGTATTCATGGAATAACGAAGGACCAAATATCCAAGCTAGCGGACACATTTAAAAAAAATGAGGTTTTGGCAGCGTATTTATTTGGAAGCCGAGCTAGGGAAATTTTCAGGGAGGACAGCGACTACGACATAGCCGTGCTATTTAAAAGAGAAAACGTCAGCATCCTAACCGAAGCAGATCTAGCGGTGGAAATAGCCGACACCTTAAAAGTACCATCGGATAAGGTTGACATAGTATCCCTGAACAAGCAAGAGTTTCCATTGATCGCCAGAGTCTTAAAGGAGGGAATACTAATCTACCAGCAAGATGAAGCGTTTAGAAAAAACTGGGAGAGGAAAGCGTACCTCGAACTGCTTAAAAACATGGACTTATACGCCCCATACCTTAAAAGAGCGCTCAAACATATAAAATAAACCTAAAAGACCACATGCCTCGATAGATGCGGAACCTCCATAATGGAGGTTTTCGAAAACCGTTGAGTGGGAAAAATGGTTCGTAGAGGAACATTAAGGCTTTTAAGATGGTTCATGCCTCATCATATTAGCATTCAACACGTGAAATTTTAAATAGAATTGCTTTGAGGCTTAATTCAATTTTAGATCTAAAAACTAAAAGTCTGAGCGATGAGCGTTAATCATATGAAAGCCTTAGAAGTATGAATCTTTCGGTTTTAGTCGGGGAGGTGTTAAAAGTTGGTGTTGATCCAAATCCTCTTAACTTCTTCAACTTTATCGAAGTCTTCATCTTCGCTTACTATGTAATTTGCCCCCGTCTTTTCTATCGTTGCTAAGTGCATCGCGTCAGATGGCTTTAACCTGTATTTAAGCAGGTATTTTTCAACTAA includes the following:
- a CDS encoding HepT-like ribonuclease domain-containing protein, encoding MEIKSILIEALECVKRARGIKPLSAVEASALRWEIYAALQNTLDAMAMITADLGLRKPSSYSELGLILHQNEFINRNIAETVRKIAAVRNTLAHAYRRVSREDLMEIVNKLLPEVETVVNSSTKLTEEKSIDPKARIHGITKDQISKLADTFKKNEVLAAYLFGSRAREIFREDSDYDIAVLFKRENVSILTEADLAVEIADTLKVPSDKVDIVSLNKQEFPLIARVLKEGILIYQQDEAFRKNWERKAYLELLKNMDLYAPYLKRALKHIK